A region from the Sandaracinus amylolyticus genome encodes:
- a CDS encoding 1,4-dihydroxy-2-naphthoate polyprenyltransferase, with amino-acid sequence MTTNVQPGSTRAWLLASRPATLTAAFVPVAVGTACAAAMNGLRWDTALAALLGAFGIQIGTNFANDVFDAEKGADTEERLGPTRAVQAGLIDARAMRRGMILAFLFSTACGVYLVAQAGWPIVAIGIASILSGIAYTGGPYPLGYNGLGDVFVMIFFGFVAVCGTTFVQTGDVPAIAWWASVPVGAIATAILVVNNLRDRVTDVKAGKRTLAVRFGRTGAEIEYGLLILASYATPVAMWLEGLASPWVMLPVVTFPLAMRLFGEVRAREGAPLNATLAGTARLLLIFGVLFSIGIALG; translated from the coding sequence ATGACGACGAACGTGCAGCCCGGATCGACGCGCGCTTGGCTGCTCGCCTCGCGCCCCGCGACGCTGACCGCTGCGTTCGTGCCGGTCGCGGTCGGCACCGCGTGCGCCGCGGCGATGAACGGCCTCCGATGGGATACCGCGCTCGCCGCGTTGCTCGGCGCGTTCGGGATCCAGATCGGGACGAACTTCGCGAACGACGTGTTCGACGCCGAGAAGGGCGCCGACACCGAAGAGCGCCTCGGGCCGACCCGCGCAGTGCAGGCCGGGCTCATCGACGCGCGCGCGATGCGCCGCGGGATGATCCTCGCGTTCCTGTTCTCGACCGCGTGCGGCGTGTACCTCGTCGCGCAGGCGGGCTGGCCGATCGTCGCGATCGGCATCGCGTCGATCCTGAGCGGCATCGCGTACACCGGCGGGCCCTACCCGCTCGGCTACAACGGGCTCGGCGACGTCTTCGTGATGATCTTCTTCGGGTTCGTCGCGGTGTGCGGGACCACCTTCGTACAGACCGGCGACGTGCCCGCGATCGCGTGGTGGGCGAGCGTGCCCGTCGGCGCGATCGCGACCGCGATCCTCGTCGTGAACAACCTGCGCGATCGCGTCACCGACGTGAAGGCCGGCAAGCGCACGCTCGCGGTGCGGTTCGGGCGCACCGGCGCGGAGATCGAGTACGGCCTCTTGATCCTCGCGTCGTACGCGACGCCGGTCGCGATGTGGCTCGAGGGGCTCGCGTCACCCTGGGTGATGCTCCCGGTCGTGACGTTCCCGCTCGCGATGCGGCTGTTCGGCGAGGTGCGCGCCCGCGAGGGCGCCCCGCTCAACGCGACGCTCGCCGGCACCGCGCGGCTCCTCCTGATCTTCGGCGTGCTCTTCTCGATCGGCATCGCCCTCGGCTAG
- a CDS encoding alpha/beta fold hydrolase: MTTPFVFLHGFTGSPASWAPVLAHVPDADALALLGHAGSTSTARTWDEEIERLAASITGRVHLVGYSLGGRIALAVALRRPEVIAQLTLIGASPGIEDDVERAARREADEARARMLEREGLDAFVDAWEREPIFATQQTLSPEVRAAHRRIRLAQRAGGLATSLRVLGQGAMPSLWPELATLDVPTRLVVGSEDAKLRAIATRMLERLPRATLHVVGGAGHDVGLERPDALAAILLQESLLQEDTA; encoded by the coding sequence GTGACCACGCCCTTCGTGTTCCTGCACGGGTTCACGGGCTCGCCTGCGAGCTGGGCGCCGGTGCTCGCGCACGTGCCCGACGCAGACGCGCTCGCGCTCCTCGGTCATGCGGGATCGACGAGCACCGCGCGCACCTGGGACGAGGAGATCGAACGTCTCGCGGCGTCGATCACGGGCCGAGTGCACCTCGTCGGGTACTCGCTCGGCGGGCGCATCGCGCTCGCGGTCGCGCTGCGACGTCCCGAGGTGATCGCGCAGCTCACGCTGATCGGTGCGAGCCCGGGCATCGAGGACGACGTCGAGCGCGCAGCACGACGCGAGGCCGACGAAGCGCGCGCCCGGATGCTCGAGCGCGAAGGCCTCGACGCGTTCGTCGATGCGTGGGAGCGCGAGCCCATCTTCGCGACCCAGCAGACGCTCTCGCCCGAGGTGCGCGCCGCGCATCGCCGCATCCGTCTCGCTCAGCGCGCCGGCGGGCTCGCGACGAGCCTGCGCGTGCTCGGCCAGGGCGCGATGCCGAGCCTCTGGCCCGAGCTCGCCACGCTCGACGTGCCCACGCGCCTCGTCGTGGGCAGCGAGGACGCCAAGCTGCGCGCGATCGCGACGCGCATGCTCGAGCGCCTTCCGCGCGCGACGTTGCACGTGGTCGGCGGCGCCGGTCACGACGTGGGCCTCGAGCGACCCGATGCGCTCGCCGCGATCCTGCTCCAGGAGTCCCTCCTCCAGGAAGACACAGCATGA
- the menD gene encoding 2-succinyl-5-enolpyruvyl-6-hydroxy-3-cyclohexene-1-carboxylic-acid synthase, giving the protein MNDLGAPATLLGEWARIVASALVESGVREVVISPGSRSTPFVIAISAREEMRVVDVLDERSAAFVALGMARASARPVALLCTSGTAPAHWYPAIIEASLSDIPLVCLSADRPFEHAHCGAAQTIDQIALFGSHVRFFAEVGAPDASESALFGLRRTVAQAVARSRDPRPGPVHLNLRARKPLEPRAPETPSELALRARVDRVLATPLTRAASCEVVPAIDEAVALLARARRPWIVAGPMPAHDRAAREATLAIARTTGAPLFAESTSQLRFGSRDRVVALDALDLALRVSGDDDLPDVILQLGATPTSSAYERFVARHPEIARIVAGASDWTDPHGSARVMLLGDRGATLRALASSLPVLELDMAWRDRWVARERRAWHAIEAHLEESSTLGEGTVARATVRALPRGAYLSIGNSLPIRTVDRYVRGGEHDVAVLCQRGANGIDGLVSGAIGASIATGTPGALMLGDLSLLHDVGGLASARLVSAPLAIVVVQNGGGRIFEQLPVASVAPWAMTHFTLADQGRPDLAHAAALFGLGFARVSDAPSLHAALERALVHEGVTIIEAIVPPHGAHDADADVERRLRELET; this is encoded by the coding sequence GTGAACGACCTCGGCGCCCCCGCCACGCTGCTCGGCGAGTGGGCGCGCATCGTCGCGAGCGCGCTCGTCGAGAGCGGGGTGCGCGAGGTCGTGATCTCGCCGGGCTCGCGCTCGACGCCCTTCGTGATCGCGATCTCGGCGCGCGAGGAGATGCGCGTCGTCGACGTGCTCGACGAGCGCAGCGCGGCGTTCGTCGCGCTCGGGATGGCGCGCGCGAGCGCGCGTCCGGTCGCGCTCTTGTGCACGTCGGGCACCGCGCCCGCGCACTGGTATCCCGCGATCATCGAGGCGTCGCTGAGCGACATCCCGCTCGTGTGCCTGAGCGCGGATCGTCCGTTCGAGCACGCGCACTGCGGCGCGGCGCAGACGATCGATCAGATCGCGCTCTTCGGATCGCACGTGCGCTTCTTCGCGGAGGTCGGCGCGCCCGATGCGAGCGAGAGCGCGCTCTTCGGGCTGCGTCGCACGGTCGCGCAGGCGGTCGCGAGGTCGCGCGATCCGCGGCCCGGTCCGGTGCACCTGAACCTGCGCGCGCGGAAGCCGCTCGAGCCCCGAGCGCCCGAGACGCCGAGCGAGCTCGCGCTGCGGGCCCGCGTCGATCGTGTGCTCGCGACGCCGCTCACCCGCGCTGCGTCGTGCGAGGTGGTGCCCGCGATCGACGAGGCGGTCGCGCTGCTCGCGCGCGCACGTCGGCCGTGGATCGTCGCGGGCCCGATGCCCGCCCACGATCGCGCGGCGCGCGAGGCAACGCTCGCGATCGCGCGCACCACCGGCGCACCGCTCTTCGCGGAGTCGACGAGCCAGCTGCGCTTCGGGTCGCGTGATCGTGTGGTCGCGCTCGACGCGCTCGACCTCGCCCTGCGCGTCAGCGGCGACGACGATCTGCCCGACGTGATCCTGCAGCTCGGCGCGACGCCGACCTCGAGCGCGTACGAGCGCTTCGTGGCGCGTCATCCCGAGATCGCGCGCATCGTCGCGGGCGCGAGCGACTGGACCGATCCCCACGGCAGCGCGCGCGTGATGTTGCTCGGAGATCGCGGCGCGACGCTGCGCGCGCTCGCGTCCTCGCTGCCGGTGCTCGAGCTCGACATGGCGTGGAGGGATCGCTGGGTCGCGCGCGAGCGACGCGCGTGGCACGCGATCGAGGCGCACCTCGAGGAGAGCTCGACGCTCGGCGAGGGCACGGTTGCGCGCGCAACCGTGCGCGCCCTCCCCCGCGGCGCGTACCTCTCGATCGGCAACTCGCTGCCCATTCGCACCGTCGATCGCTACGTGCGCGGCGGCGAGCACGACGTCGCGGTGCTCTGTCAGCGCGGCGCGAACGGGATCGACGGCTTGGTCTCCGGCGCGATCGGCGCGTCGATCGCGACCGGCACGCCGGGCGCGCTGATGCTCGGTGATCTCTCGCTGCTCCACGACGTCGGCGGGCTCGCGAGCGCGCGCCTGGTCTCCGCCCCGCTCGCGATCGTCGTCGTGCAGAACGGCGGTGGGCGCATCTTCGAGCAGCTGCCGGTCGCGAGCGTCGCGCCCTGGGCGATGACGCACTTCACGCTCGCAGATCAGGGCCGCCCCGATCTCGCGCACGCCGCTGCGCTGTTCGGGCTCGGCTTCGCGCGGGTGAGTGATGCACCTTCGCTGCATGCCGCGCTCGAGCGCGCGCTGGTGCACGAAGGCGTGACCATCATCGAGGCGATCGTGCCGCCCCACGGCGCCCACGACGCCGACGCGGACGTCGAACGGCGCTTGCGCGAGCTCGAGACGTGA
- a CDS encoding isochorismate synthase, with protein sequence MSAPAHALRNDEPSSYAETRAPRVASIDSARAFVRATLLEAPREGVLAITVPAPVTPVEAPLRALRKGTTWVFAPSEGVSVAAIGVAREARASGEARFVEARAACEAMLGQVVHRVDAGALAIPVRAFVGFAFAAGTACAAPWESFGDARVTLPRWTYASDGARASLTLAIDVGRGMDERLALAELEAVYGAIETARRQPSDAATIVRADHLDAARWARSIEAIRSAIERGDARKIVAARRSVITTASDIEPLDVLTRLGETRGPTTRFMARVGSATFLGATPEHLFVQRGTRIATEALAGSIAADAERGGERLVASAKDREEHAYVVRHIVERLAPLCARVAHPDAPQVRRLSTVMHLRTPIEAELARPTHPIDVIAALHPTPAVGGTPVEHAVPWIVQHETERGWYGAPFGWIDARGDAEFVVALRCGVIQGARAWLWAGGGIVEGSDPQAEWDETALKMRPMLRALGCRENGAVR encoded by the coding sequence GTGAGCGCTCCGGCGCACGCGCTCCGCAACGACGAGCCCTCGTCGTACGCGGAGACGCGCGCACCGCGCGTGGCGTCGATCGACTCGGCGCGCGCGTTCGTGCGCGCGACGTTGCTCGAGGCGCCGCGCGAAGGCGTGCTCGCGATCACGGTGCCCGCGCCGGTCACGCCGGTGGAGGCTCCGCTGCGCGCGCTGCGCAAGGGCACGACGTGGGTGTTCGCGCCGAGCGAAGGCGTGAGCGTCGCCGCGATCGGCGTGGCGCGCGAGGCGCGCGCGAGCGGGGAGGCTCGGTTCGTCGAAGCACGCGCGGCGTGCGAGGCGATGCTCGGGCAGGTCGTGCATCGCGTGGACGCGGGCGCGCTCGCGATCCCGGTGCGCGCGTTCGTGGGATTCGCGTTCGCGGCCGGCACCGCGTGCGCGGCCCCGTGGGAGTCGTTCGGCGATGCGCGGGTGACGCTGCCGCGCTGGACGTACGCGAGCGACGGTGCGCGCGCTTCGTTGACGCTGGCGATCGACGTCGGGCGCGGGATGGACGAGCGGCTCGCGCTCGCCGAGCTCGAAGCGGTGTACGGCGCGATCGAGACCGCGCGGCGCCAGCCGAGCGACGCAGCGACCATCGTGCGCGCCGATCATCTCGACGCCGCGCGCTGGGCACGATCGATCGAGGCGATCCGCAGCGCGATCGAGCGCGGGGATGCGCGCAAGATCGTCGCGGCGCGGCGCAGCGTGATCACGACGGCGAGCGACATCGAGCCGCTCGACGTGCTCACGCGCCTCGGCGAGACGCGAGGGCCGACCACGCGCTTCATGGCGCGGGTGGGCAGCGCGACGTTCCTCGGCGCGACGCCCGAGCACCTCTTCGTGCAGCGCGGAACGCGCATCGCGACCGAGGCGCTCGCAGGATCGATCGCGGCCGACGCCGAGCGCGGCGGAGAGCGGCTCGTGGCGAGCGCGAAGGATCGCGAGGAGCACGCGTACGTCGTGCGCCACATCGTCGAGCGCCTCGCGCCGCTGTGCGCGCGCGTCGCGCATCCCGATGCACCGCAGGTGCGTCGGCTGTCGACCGTCATGCACCTGCGCACGCCGATCGAGGCCGAGCTCGCGAGGCCGACCCATCCGATCGACGTGATCGCGGCGCTGCATCCCACGCCCGCGGTGGGCGGCACGCCCGTCGAGCACGCGGTGCCGTGGATCGTGCAGCACGAGACCGAGCGCGGCTGGTACGGCGCGCCGTTCGGCTGGATCGACGCGCGCGGTGATGCGGAGTTCGTGGTCGCGCTGCGGTGCGGCGTGATCCAGGGCGCGCGCGCGTGGCTCTGGGCGGGCGGCGGCATCGTCGAGGGCTCGGATCCGCAGGCCGAGTGGGACGAGACCGCGCTCAAGATGCGCCCGATGCTGCGGGCGCTGGGCTGCCGAGAGAACGGAGCGGTGCGGTGA
- the ubiE gene encoding bifunctional demethylmenaquinone methyltransferase/2-methoxy-6-polyprenyl-1,4-benzoquinol methylase UbiE translates to MGQEALTTVRPGSGEFFDAIAKRYDLLNRIISLGIDQGWRIKTVRALGLAPGMRVLDLATGTADLAIMTARRSAGVDVVGIDPSREMLAIGRTKVSKGGLDTRVTLLEGDAQQIAQPDDCFDAITIAFGIRNVPDRARALREMVRVGKPGARVAILELGEPRSGILGPLARFHVHVVVPTIGALLSGAKEYRYLQTSIAAFPEPETFAQQMRDAGMADVKVHPLTFGVCHLYTGRVPEGAR, encoded by the coding sequence ATGGGACAGGAAGCCCTCACGACGGTGCGCCCGGGATCGGGCGAGTTCTTCGACGCGATCGCGAAGCGCTACGACCTGCTGAACCGGATCATCTCGCTCGGGATCGATCAGGGCTGGCGCATCAAGACGGTGCGCGCGCTGGGCTTGGCACCCGGGATGCGCGTGCTCGATCTCGCGACCGGCACCGCGGATCTCGCGATCATGACCGCGCGTCGCAGCGCCGGTGTCGACGTGGTCGGGATCGATCCGTCGCGCGAGATGCTCGCGATCGGCCGCACGAAGGTGAGCAAGGGCGGGCTCGACACGCGCGTGACGTTGCTCGAGGGCGACGCGCAGCAGATCGCGCAGCCGGACGATTGCTTCGACGCGATCACGATCGCGTTCGGCATCCGCAACGTGCCCGATCGTGCTCGTGCGCTGCGCGAGATGGTGCGCGTCGGAAAGCCGGGCGCGCGCGTCGCGATCCTGGAGCTCGGCGAGCCTCGCAGCGGGATCCTCGGGCCGCTCGCGCGCTTCCACGTGCACGTCGTGGTGCCGACGATCGGCGCGCTGCTCTCGGGCGCGAAGGAGTACCGGTACCTCCAGACGTCGATCGCGGCGTTCCCCGAGCCCGAGACGTTCGCGCAGCAGATGCGCGATGCGGGCATGGCCGATGTGAAGGTGCATCCGCTGACGTTCGGCGTCTGTCACCTCTACACGGGTCGTGTGCCGGAGGGCGCGCGGTGA
- a CDS encoding polyprenyl synthetase family protein, which produces MPTAVAARMDGTETGRAEVLRRLEAICGDRDLASLGRRLEDLAGLVHADMASLERDLAVPSGPRAIHAGASHLLALGGKRLRPMCVALASRVGTGFDARGRALAVAVELVHNATLLHDDVVDLGDTRRGAPTTRAVWGNAVSIFAGDWLLVDALRRVRAANVPGTLERLLDVIDEMIQAESLQLERRGRLETGRETWERVVEGKTAALFRWAMFAGARAGGLDERGVSALEEYGLHLGVAFQAIDDLLDLSGDQRATGKALFTDLREGKMTYPLILAMERDRAAEPLLRAVIADEGGDEQARFDEMVVVLERTGALHDCRALAETHAQRAVDALAVLPQGKATEALVTVAEATVARRA; this is translated from the coding sequence ATGCCGACTGCCGTCGCGGCTCGAATGGACGGGACGGAGACCGGTCGCGCCGAGGTGCTGCGCCGCCTCGAGGCCATCTGCGGTGATCGCGACCTCGCGTCGCTGGGACGTCGCCTCGAGGACCTCGCCGGGCTGGTTCACGCCGACATGGCGTCGCTGGAGCGTGACCTCGCGGTCCCGAGCGGGCCGCGCGCGATTCACGCGGGGGCATCGCACCTGCTCGCGCTCGGCGGCAAGCGGCTGCGCCCGATGTGCGTCGCGCTCGCGTCGCGCGTCGGCACCGGGTTCGATGCGCGCGGGCGTGCGCTCGCGGTCGCGGTCGAGCTCGTGCACAACGCGACGCTGCTCCACGACGACGTCGTCGATCTCGGCGACACGCGTCGCGGCGCGCCGACGACGCGCGCGGTGTGGGGCAACGCGGTGAGCATCTTCGCGGGCGACTGGCTGCTCGTGGATGCGCTGCGCCGGGTGCGCGCGGCGAACGTCCCGGGGACGCTCGAGCGCCTGCTCGACGTGATCGACGAGATGATCCAGGCGGAGTCGCTGCAGCTCGAGCGACGCGGTCGTCTCGAGACCGGGCGCGAGACCTGGGAGCGCGTGGTCGAGGGCAAGACCGCGGCGCTCTTCCGCTGGGCGATGTTCGCGGGCGCGCGCGCCGGCGGGCTCGACGAGCGCGGCGTGAGCGCGCTCGAGGAGTACGGCCTGCACCTCGGCGTCGCGTTCCAGGCGATCGACGATCTGCTCGATCTCAGCGGCGATCAGCGCGCGACGGGCAAGGCGCTCTTCACCGATCTGCGCGAGGGCAAGATGACGTACCCGCTCATCCTCGCGATGGAGCGCGATCGCGCGGCCGAGCCGCTGCTGCGCGCGGTGATCGCCGACGAGGGCGGCGACGAGCAGGCGCGCTTCGACGAGATGGTCGTCGTGCTCGAGCGCACCGGCGCGCTCCACGACTGTCGCGCGCTCGCCGAGACGCACGCGCAGCGCGCCGTCGACGCGCTCGCGGTGCTCCCTCAGGGCAAGGCCACCGAGGCGCTCGTGACGGTCGCGGAAGCGACGGTCGCGCGCCGCGCGTGA
- a CDS encoding Kazal-type serine protease inhibitor family protein has product MRKTAIVAFLVLVLGCSESRETVPDGQVDHDAQTGGGDAASTSNDAASGLACGTRGGAACDDGEVCIFPPGECGADDGGGTCIARPGVCPDVHAPVCGCDGTTYGNECDAHAAGASIARTGACATTGATSCDRRDVRCRAIEPTCPAGQVASVVAQCWGPCVAIDECACTEADACPNRDQYTCHMHRQRCGPYL; this is encoded by the coding sequence ATGCGGAAGACGGCGATCGTCGCGTTCCTGGTCCTCGTGCTCGGCTGCTCGGAGTCGCGCGAGACGGTGCCCGACGGGCAGGTCGACCACGACGCCCAGACCGGCGGTGGCGACGCGGCGTCGACCTCGAACGACGCGGCGAGCGGCCTCGCGTGCGGCACGCGCGGCGGCGCGGCGTGCGACGACGGCGAGGTCTGCATCTTCCCGCCCGGTGAGTGCGGCGCCGACGACGGCGGGGGCACCTGCATCGCACGACCGGGCGTCTGCCCGGACGTGCACGCGCCGGTGTGCGGCTGCGACGGCACCACGTACGGCAACGAGTGCGACGCTCACGCGGCCGGCGCCTCGATCGCGCGCACCGGCGCTTGCGCGACGACCGGGGCGACGAGCTGCGATCGCCGCGACGTACGATGCCGCGCGATCGAGCCCACGTGCCCGGCAGGGCAGGTCGCGTCGGTGGTCGCGCAGTGCTGGGGCCCGTGCGTCGCGATCGACGAGTGCGCGTGCACCGAGGCCGACGCGTGTCCGAACCGAGACCAGTACACCTGCCACATGCACCGGCAGCGCTGCGGCCCGTACCTCTGA
- a CDS encoding penicillin-insensitive murein endopeptidase, with product MRARAALGVALVIVALALAPLGARADLEPIAYTVVRGDTAMRIASRHGLSLSELGALNEGQNLDRLRAGQSLVVGHGHAIRHRVRPRETVTMICERYGISSAELARWNDGIDDDRLPVDRELRLWARRDDPPSQSVGRPDRGELVHGVAIPSHPAYVVRDPERAWVARHVAEHLARAFDAVLTIDANAPRVQIRDASLPSGGRLRRHRSHQSGRDVDLAYYQRRCPSGLCSRRWMRPDALDARLQWALIESWLRADVVEYVFVDHELQEPLWRAARDAGATREELSRWFQWPRAAHVRTGVIRHVPRHAEHLHVRFACAPRDETCVPSVRDSD from the coding sequence ATGCGCGCCCGTGCCGCACTCGGCGTCGCGCTCGTGATCGTCGCGCTCGCGCTCGCTCCGCTCGGTGCACGCGCCGATCTCGAGCCGATCGCGTACACCGTCGTCCGCGGCGACACCGCGATGCGCATCGCGTCGCGCCACGGGCTCTCGCTGTCCGAGCTCGGTGCGCTCAACGAGGGACAGAACCTCGATCGCCTGCGCGCCGGGCAGTCACTGGTCGTCGGGCACGGCCACGCGATCCGCCATCGCGTGCGGCCGCGCGAGACCGTCACGATGATCTGCGAGCGCTACGGCATCTCGAGCGCCGAGCTCGCTCGATGGAACGACGGCATCGACGACGATCGACTGCCCGTCGATCGCGAGCTCCGCCTCTGGGCGCGTCGCGACGACCCTCCGAGCCAGTCGGTCGGGCGCCCGGATCGCGGCGAGCTCGTGCACGGCGTCGCGATCCCCTCGCACCCCGCGTACGTCGTGCGCGACCCCGAGCGCGCGTGGGTCGCCCGCCACGTGGCCGAGCATCTCGCGCGCGCGTTCGACGCCGTGCTCACGATCGACGCGAACGCGCCGCGCGTGCAGATCCGCGACGCGAGCCTGCCCTCGGGCGGACGGCTTCGCCGCCATCGCAGCCACCAGAGCGGGCGCGACGTCGATCTCGCGTACTACCAGCGACGCTGTCCGAGCGGTCTGTGCAGCCGGCGCTGGATGCGGCCCGACGCGCTCGACGCGCGTCTGCAGTGGGCGCTGATCGAGTCGTGGCTGCGCGCCGACGTGGTCGAGTACGTCTTCGTGGATCACGAGCTCCAGGAGCCGCTCTGGCGCGCCGCGCGGGACGCCGGCGCGACGCGCGAGGAGCTCTCGCGATGGTTCCAGTGGCCGCGCGCCGCGCACGTGCGCACCGGCGTGATCCGCCACGTGCCGCGCCACGCCGAGCACCTCCACGTGCGGTTCGCGTGCGCGCCGCGCGACGAGACGTGCGTGCCGAGCGTGCGCGACAGCGACTGA
- a CDS encoding DUF4397 domain-containing protein, whose translation MRSRPWSTLFISLALAACGGAPAAEPEPEPTTAGAEEPPPPPPPPPPARIRAVHATSEPAVSSVSFAFAEGAEPVISNLAYRSATAYLEVPPGAHHVRVLGVPSVETGEAPELLATDTELASESSTTLILVGMAAGDPPLAVVVAPDRTEPPGEGLAALRLYHAIAGQGPVDVCVAGAAPRDPALPVFTAVEPNAFARGDAGEWADVLPSGEIALQLRAPNPTPCRGRVLGVARFTPSAGSRHTLVAVGRASGRPRVDRELLVCNDPPGDGACTVVPIAAR comes from the coding sequence ATGCGCTCACGTCCCTGGTCGACGCTCTTCATCTCGCTCGCCCTCGCCGCCTGTGGCGGCGCTCCTGCCGCCGAGCCAGAGCCCGAGCCCACGACCGCGGGCGCCGAAGAGCCGCCTCCGCCTCCGCCTCCCCCGCCGCCGGCGCGCATCCGCGCCGTCCACGCGACCAGCGAGCCCGCGGTGTCGAGCGTGTCGTTCGCGTTCGCCGAAGGCGCCGAGCCGGTGATCAGCAACCTCGCGTATCGCAGCGCGACCGCGTACCTCGAGGTGCCGCCCGGCGCCCACCACGTGCGCGTGCTCGGCGTGCCCTCGGTCGAGACCGGCGAGGCGCCGGAGCTGCTCGCCACCGACACCGAGCTCGCGTCCGAGAGCAGCACGACGCTGATCCTGGTCGGGATGGCCGCCGGCGATCCGCCGCTCGCGGTCGTCGTCGCGCCGGATCGCACCGAGCCGCCGGGCGAAGGGCTCGCCGCGCTGCGCCTCTACCACGCGATCGCGGGCCAGGGCCCGGTCGACGTCTGCGTCGCCGGCGCGGCACCGCGCGATCCCGCGCTCCCCGTGTTCACCGCGGTCGAGCCGAACGCGTTCGCGCGCGGCGACGCGGGCGAGTGGGCCGACGTGCTGCCCTCGGGCGAGATCGCGCTGCAGCTCCGCGCGCCGAACCCGACGCCGTGCCGCGGCCGCGTCCTCGGCGTCGCGCGGTTCACGCCGAGCGCCGGCTCGCGCCACACGCTGGTCGCGGTCGGTCGTGCGTCGGGGCGCCCGCGCGTCGATCGCGAGCTCCTCGTCTGCAACGACCCGCCGGGCGATGGTGCGTGCACCGTCGTGCCGATCGCCGCGCGCTGA
- the bioD gene encoding dethiobiotin synthase has product MKGLFVTATGTGAGKTTVATALARALRADGISVAALKPIETGVDPVAADARALADASGDPALADDPRWYRAAAPLSPYAAELDGAPPLQLDSLLATLCEHARARFVLVEGAGGLLVPLDRDHTIADLAVSLHLPLIVVAPDRLGVLSDALTTCEAAARRGLTVGALVLNRTTPEPDVSTRSNARILAERLPRIPIVLHGYGATDVDPALRALAR; this is encoded by the coding sequence ATGAAGGGCCTCTTCGTGACCGCGACCGGCACCGGCGCCGGCAAGACCACGGTCGCCACCGCGCTCGCCCGGGCGCTTCGCGCGGACGGCATCTCGGTCGCCGCGCTGAAGCCGATCGAGACCGGCGTCGACCCCGTCGCCGCCGATGCGCGCGCGCTCGCCGACGCCTCGGGCGATCCCGCCCTCGCCGACGACCCTCGCTGGTACCGCGCCGCGGCCCCCCTGAGCCCCTACGCAGCCGAGCTCGACGGCGCGCCGCCCCTCCAGCTCGATTCCCTGCTCGCGACCCTCTGCGAGCACGCGCGCGCCCGCTTCGTGCTCGTCGAAGGTGCCGGCGGCCTCCTCGTCCCGCTCGACCGCGACCACACGATCGCGGACCTCGCGGTCTCGCTCCACCTCCCGCTGATCGTCGTCGCGCCCGACCGGCTCGGCGTGCTCTCCGACGCGCTCACCACGTGCGAGGCCGCGGCGCGCCGGGGGCTCACCGTCGGTGCGCTCGTCCTCAACCGCACCACGCCCGAGCCCGACGTCAGCACCCGCTCGAACGCCCGAATCCTCGCGGAGCGCCTCCCGCGGATCCCAATCGTTCTGCACGGATACGGCGCGACCGACGTGGATCCCGCCCTGCGCGCGCTCGCTCGTTAG